The Fimbriimonas ginsengisoli Gsoil 348 genome window below encodes:
- a CDS encoding carboxypeptidase M32, whose translation MPSPLETLKSRLADVNALRSATAMMDWDQQTYMPRGGAEARAEHLGILSRMAHETFVADETRRALDDAQGSAEGDDAAMIRVTRRDIDLATKLPTKLVEEKSKLAAIAHERWVEARAKSDFAGFAPTLERMFDIVREEAEHLGYTDHIYDALIDQYEEGATAAEVRAMFESIKGPQVALVKKIKEQPQVDDAFLYGNWDEGAQSKFTEHLAKAVGFDFERGRQDTAPHPFCTGWSVGDIRLTTRYKPYLGSAIFGTLHEAGHGMYEQGSPMAWDRTPLAGGVSLGLHESQSRLWENIVGRSRAFWERFLPGLKESFPAIGDVDLDTFYRAINKVEPSYIRVEADELTYNLHVLVRFELECDVLTGKLAVKDLPDAWNAKYEEYLGITPRNDAEGCLQDVHWSMGSIGYFPTYSMGNLLSYQIWTALQRDLGDTDALISSGDFASILTWLQDHVYSKGRKYSPKDLVRQVTGEAISSRSYLDGLERKYVEIYRL comes from the coding sequence CGTAAACGCCCTGCGCTCCGCCACCGCCATGATGGACTGGGACCAGCAGACCTATATGCCGCGGGGAGGCGCCGAAGCCAGGGCCGAGCACCTCGGAATCCTTAGCCGCATGGCCCACGAGACGTTCGTGGCCGACGAGACGCGCCGGGCCCTCGACGACGCCCAAGGGAGCGCCGAGGGAGACGACGCGGCGATGATCCGCGTGACCCGCCGGGATATCGACCTTGCGACGAAGCTCCCCACCAAGCTCGTCGAGGAAAAGTCGAAATTGGCCGCCATCGCCCACGAGCGCTGGGTCGAGGCACGCGCAAAGTCCGATTTCGCCGGCTTCGCCCCGACCCTCGAAAGGATGTTCGACATCGTCCGAGAGGAAGCCGAGCATCTGGGCTACACCGACCATATCTACGACGCGCTGATCGACCAATACGAAGAAGGTGCGACCGCGGCCGAAGTCCGCGCGATGTTCGAGTCGATAAAGGGGCCGCAAGTCGCGCTCGTCAAGAAGATTAAGGAGCAGCCTCAAGTCGACGACGCGTTCCTTTATGGAAACTGGGACGAAGGTGCGCAGAGCAAATTTACCGAGCACCTGGCCAAAGCGGTCGGCTTCGACTTCGAGCGCGGCCGCCAGGACACCGCGCCGCACCCGTTCTGCACCGGCTGGTCGGTAGGCGACATTCGCCTCACCACCCGCTATAAGCCGTACCTTGGCAGCGCCATCTTTGGAACCCTCCACGAGGCGGGCCACGGAATGTACGAGCAAGGCTCGCCGATGGCTTGGGACCGGACTCCTCTCGCGGGCGGCGTGTCGCTCGGACTCCACGAGAGCCAGTCGCGTCTCTGGGAAAACATCGTAGGCCGGAGCCGTGCTTTTTGGGAGCGCTTCCTTCCGGGTCTGAAAGAGAGCTTCCCCGCCATCGGCGACGTCGATCTCGACACGTTCTACCGCGCGATCAACAAAGTCGAACCTTCGTACATCCGCGTCGAAGCGGATGAGCTGACTTACAACCTGCACGTCCTCGTCCGGTTCGAGCTCGAGTGCGACGTTCTTACCGGCAAGCTCGCGGTCAAGGACCTGCCCGACGCTTGGAACGCCAAGTACGAAGAATATCTCGGCATCACGCCCCGGAACGACGCCGAAGGTTGTCTCCAGGATGTGCACTGGTCGATGGGCTCGATCGGCTACTTCCCGACTTACTCCATGGGCAACCTGCTCTCTTACCAAATCTGGACCGCCCTTCAGCGCGACCTGGGCGATACCGACGCCTTGATTTCAAGCGGCGACTTCGCCTCGATTCTCACCTGGCTACAGGACCATGTATATTCGAAAGGGCGCAAATACTCCCCGAAAGATCTGGTGAGACAGGTAACCGGAGAGGCGATTTCGTCCCGAAGTTACCTGGACGGTCTGGAGCGTAAGTACGTAGAGATCTACCGCTTGTAG
- a CDS encoding HD domain-containing phosphohydrolase, with product MVIEGKVEELRDSSILIVDDEDDHLVLLSHALRRAGCAAVHTVSDPFRAAEMHRQVNPDLMLLDYRLPPIDGFRVLADVWAHKEPEDRNPVIMITGGAEDAVRLKALDLGVSDFLEHPSDMLELTLRVRNVLRIHKLYRQVQNQMRHLDEMVQERTQQLEFAQREILDRLALAAEFRDDATGEHARRVGFLSQEISVELGMEPWFCDAIASAALLHDLGKIGLRDAVLLKPAKLTPIEFAHIQTHPEIGAQILAGCNQPVLLMAREIALTHHERWDGKGYPSRLAGENIPISGRIVAVADAYDAMTTARPYKEAMTRSSALAEISRSRGTQFDPQIVDAFLRCQQHVERVAG from the coding sequence ATGGTTATTGAGGGGAAAGTGGAGGAGCTTCGTGATTCGTCGATCCTGATCGTTGATGACGAGGACGATCACCTTGTCTTGCTCTCTCACGCCCTTCGACGAGCCGGTTGCGCGGCGGTCCACACGGTCTCCGACCCGTTTCGCGCCGCCGAAATGCATCGACAGGTCAATCCCGATCTGATGCTGCTCGACTATCGGCTCCCCCCGATCGACGGCTTTAGAGTCCTTGCCGACGTTTGGGCTCACAAAGAGCCGGAGGATCGAAACCCGGTGATCATGATCACCGGCGGAGCCGAGGATGCGGTTCGCCTGAAGGCGCTCGACCTCGGCGTCAGCGATTTCCTCGAGCACCCTTCCGATATGTTGGAACTTACGTTGCGAGTTCGCAACGTGCTCAGAATCCATAAGCTTTACCGCCAAGTGCAAAACCAGATGCGACACCTGGACGAGATGGTGCAGGAGCGGACGCAGCAACTTGAATTCGCCCAAAGAGAAATCCTCGACCGTCTCGCCCTCGCCGCCGAGTTCCGAGACGACGCCACGGGCGAGCACGCGCGACGGGTCGGCTTCCTCTCTCAAGAGATAAGCGTCGAGCTCGGAATGGAGCCCTGGTTCTGCGACGCCATCGCCTCCGCCGCCCTCTTGCACGACCTTGGCAAGATCGGCCTCCGTGACGCGGTTTTGCTTAAGCCGGCCAAGCTCACCCCGATCGAGTTCGCGCACATCCAGACCCACCCGGAAATAGGCGCACAAATCCTGGCTGGGTGCAATCAGCCGGTCCTCCTCATGGCAAGAGAAATCGCCCTCACTCACCACGAACGGTGGGATGGCAAAGGCTATCCCAGCCGACTCGCCGGCGAAAATATACCGATAAGCGGCCGGATCGTAGCGGTGGCCGACGCCTACGACGCAATGACGACGGCGAGGCCCTATAAAGAAGCGATGACCCGCTCGAGCGCGCTCGCCGAGATCTCCCGCTCCCGCGGCACCCAATTCGATCCGCAAATCGTTGACGCGTTTCTTCGGTGTCAACAGCATGTCGAGCGTGTCGCCGGATAA
- a CDS encoding GNAT family N-acetyltransferase, which produces MAATELAPIVVEPVVLDGRRLRLEPLTPAHAPSLAPHADLALFQYFVRDRPFNADEAGLVAFIKHLAAMPNTVPFAMVVKETGEAVGCSTYMDIRHIHRGLEIGMTWIGRAHQGTFVNPEAKLLMLEHAFESIGCERVQLKCDARNLQSQAAILKLGAVFEGRLRKHFVLPDGFVRDTMMYSIVKSEWPGVKAGLLARL; this is translated from the coding sequence ATGGCTGCCACGGAACTCGCTCCCATCGTCGTCGAACCGGTCGTCTTGGACGGACGGCGCTTGAGGCTGGAGCCGCTGACGCCCGCCCACGCCCCCAGCCTCGCTCCGCACGCGGACTTAGCCCTTTTCCAATACTTCGTAAGGGACCGCCCCTTCAACGCCGACGAGGCCGGTCTCGTAGCGTTCATTAAGCACCTCGCCGCCATGCCCAACACCGTGCCGTTCGCCATGGTGGTCAAGGAAACCGGCGAAGCGGTCGGCTGCTCGACCTACATGGACATCCGGCACATCCACCGGGGCCTCGAGATCGGAATGACCTGGATCGGACGGGCTCATCAAGGGACGTTCGTGAATCCGGAGGCGAAGCTTCTGATGCTCGAACACGCGTTCGAATCGATCGGATGCGAGAGGGTTCAGCTCAAGTGCGACGCCCGAAATCTCCAAAGCCAGGCTGCGATTTTGAAGCTGGGCGCGGTTTTCGAAGGCCGCCTGCGCAAGCACTTCGTCCTCCCCGACGGGTTCGTCCGCGATACGATGATGTACTCCATTGTTAAATCCGAGTGGCCGGGCGTAAAGGCCGGCCTTCTTGCGCGTTTGTAA
- a CDS encoding NIL domain-containing protein has translation MASVDVNITAGKEQVGEPWIWRLSRDFPVRVNIKKANVDTDYGWMQLELEGPIEEIQRATAWLMTTGLHVEALQRAVGA, from the coding sequence ATGGCCAGCGTGGATGTCAACATCACTGCCGGGAAAGAGCAGGTAGGCGAACCTTGGATTTGGCGACTTAGCCGTGACTTCCCCGTTCGGGTCAATATCAAGAAGGCCAACGTCGACACGGACTATGGCTGGATGCAGCTAGAGCTCGAGGGTCCGATCGAAGAGATCCAGCGCGCAACCGCTTGGCTCATGACCACCGGTCTCCACGTTGAAGCCTTACAGCGCGCCGTGGGTGCATGA
- a CDS encoding acetylxylan esterase encodes MNAADLPEDFEEFWRETVAEASSVPLNYHRSLGNDFDLPGFEVQTLVFKGMGGRTLNGWIAYPPGARRLPSFVWVPPYGRESKLPDEYGTREGFTSLSFNFHGEAAFHQEKYVTARGYFAEGAEDPESWIFRRMFQDAIIATRVLQAQVETDEDRIGAMGMSQGAGMSIWLGAWCPIVKAVCADMTFLANLWQQLTGTVYRYPLKELSDFMEELPVGEARVRNTVSYYDTVSQAGFCNVPTQVSMGLKDPASRPENVRRVFEALPGRKRLITYDWGHDWHPDMIGNNRQWLIENLP; translated from the coding sequence ATGAACGCCGCGGATCTCCCGGAAGACTTCGAGGAGTTCTGGCGCGAAACGGTGGCTGAGGCAAGCTCAGTCCCTCTCAACTATCACCGCAGCCTCGGCAACGACTTCGATTTGCCTGGCTTCGAAGTCCAAACCCTAGTTTTCAAGGGAATGGGCGGTCGCACCCTAAACGGCTGGATCGCCTACCCGCCCGGCGCTCGCCGCCTCCCAAGCTTCGTGTGGGTTCCCCCCTACGGGCGCGAATCGAAACTTCCCGACGAATACGGAACGCGGGAAGGGTTCACCTCCCTAAGCTTCAATTTTCACGGCGAAGCCGCTTTCCACCAAGAGAAATACGTGACGGCCCGCGGCTACTTCGCCGAGGGGGCCGAGGACCCGGAATCGTGGATTTTTCGCCGGATGTTTCAAGACGCCATCATCGCCACCCGTGTTTTGCAAGCGCAGGTCGAGACCGACGAAGATCGAATCGGCGCAATGGGGATGAGCCAAGGGGCGGGCATGTCGATCTGGCTTGGCGCATGGTGTCCGATCGTGAAAGCCGTCTGCGCCGACATGACGTTCCTCGCCAACCTCTGGCAGCAGCTCACCGGAACGGTTTACCGGTACCCGCTGAAGGAGTTGTCGGACTTTATGGAGGAGCTTCCGGTGGGCGAGGCAAGGGTCCGGAACACCGTCTCGTATTACGACACCGTCTCTCAAGCCGGGTTCTGCAACGTTCCCACCCAGGTTTCGATGGGTTTGAAAGACCCCGCCAGCCGGCCGGAAAACGTGCGACGCGTCTTTGAGGCACTGCCGGGCCGAAAAAGGCTCATCACGTACGACTGGGGCCACGATTGGCATCCTGATATGATCGGGAACAACCGACAGTGGCTGATCGAAAACCTTCCCTGA
- a CDS encoding glycosyltransferase family 4 protein, with protein sequence MADRKPSLNILQVASSLHEWGGIERYVVYLQQGLESRGHRVEIACPPGSPISERASHPTEPITVRGKFDLKGLAAYLRLFRSQQFDVVHAHFSPDFTLPAYAARMRRQGLTVMTRHVALQWSSPKAKAYSRLWRHIIPVSHAVERRLLQSGIPASQMTVAKAGLPEPIPRRKRKDARAALWLEPNEFVVGSFGRLVPDKGIDVLIEAMRQVDGVKACIFGHGPYAEDLRTKAAGLKSVMFQGSVADVADAMAAMDVVVIPSTWEEAFPYAALEAMALSRPIVASNIGGLPEMVEDGVNGRLFPPGDASALAAVLNEMKSANREPMGAAGRARYEQEFTIEKMAERIEAVFLAAIGK encoded by the coding sequence GTGGCTGATCGAAAACCTTCCCTGAATATTCTCCAGGTCGCGAGTTCGCTCCACGAATGGGGTGGGATCGAGCGGTACGTCGTCTACCTTCAGCAAGGCCTAGAGTCTCGTGGCCACCGAGTGGAGATCGCATGCCCGCCCGGGTCACCGATATCCGAGCGAGCCTCGCACCCGACGGAGCCGATTACGGTTCGCGGAAAATTCGACCTTAAAGGGCTTGCCGCCTACCTCCGCCTCTTTCGCTCCCAGCAATTCGATGTCGTCCACGCCCACTTCAGCCCCGACTTTACGCTGCCCGCCTACGCCGCGCGCATGAGGCGTCAGGGTCTAACTGTGATGACCCGCCACGTTGCGCTGCAATGGTCGTCGCCAAAGGCAAAGGCGTATTCCCGTCTCTGGCGTCATATCATTCCCGTCAGTCACGCGGTGGAGAGAAGATTGCTGCAATCCGGAATCCCCGCTTCCCAGATGACCGTCGCCAAGGCTGGCCTTCCGGAACCGATTCCGAGGCGAAAGCGAAAAGATGCACGGGCGGCCCTTTGGCTGGAGCCAAACGAGTTCGTCGTGGGTAGTTTCGGCCGACTGGTGCCCGATAAGGGAATCGACGTGCTGATTGAGGCGATGAGGCAAGTCGACGGCGTCAAAGCGTGCATCTTCGGTCACGGTCCGTATGCCGAAGATCTTCGAACGAAGGCAGCCGGGCTGAAGTCGGTCATGTTCCAAGGCTCGGTCGCGGATGTCGCCGACGCGATGGCGGCCATGGACGTCGTCGTCATTCCAAGCACCTGGGAAGAGGCGTTCCCGTACGCCGCGCTCGAAGCGATGGCCCTCTCCCGCCCCATCGTCGCCTCCAACATCGGTGGACTACCGGAAATGGTTGAAGACGGCGTCAACGGCCGCCTCTTCCCCCCCGGCGACGCATCGGCGCTGGCGGCGGTGCTGAACGAAATGAAGTCCGCCAACCGCGAACCAATGGGCGCCGCCGGCCGAGCCCGCTACGAGCAGGAGTTCACCATCGAGAAAATGGCCGAGCGGATTGAGGCCGTTTTCTTGGCCGCCATCGGCAAATAA
- the tnpA gene encoding IS200/IS605 family transposase has product MASTYLSLYVHVVFATRERAPTIRKEWMNDLHAYTGGTARALGVTPLEIGGVADHVHLLLGLKATHTVSDVVREIKRASSVWVSREKNRGFSWQAGYGAFSVSRWELDALRTYIAGQEEHHHAVSSADELRALLLEHGVEYEEKYFE; this is encoded by the coding sequence ATGGCTTCTACATATCTGAGCCTATATGTCCACGTCGTCTTCGCTACAAGAGAGCGGGCACCGACGATTCGCAAAGAGTGGATGAACGACCTCCATGCCTATACCGGCGGCACTGCACGGGCACTCGGAGTAACTCCCCTCGAAATAGGCGGTGTGGCAGATCACGTCCATCTCCTCCTCGGACTGAAAGCGACCCATACTGTGTCGGACGTCGTCCGCGAGATAAAGCGGGCCTCATCCGTCTGGGTCTCGCGAGAGAAGAATCGAGGATTTTCTTGGCAGGCCGGATACGGCGCATTTTCCGTCAGCCGTTGGGAACTGGACGCGTTGCGAACTTATATCGCCGGGCAAGAGGAACATCACCACGCCGTTTCGTCCGCCGATGAATTACGAGCGTTGCTCCTCGAACATGGGGTGGAGTATGAGGAGAAATATTTCGAATGA
- the kdsA gene encoding 3-deoxy-8-phosphooctulonate synthase has product MNSFRVGEVPIGEGGLTIIAGPCLAESWELCDQVATEMKGLCQELGFGYIFKASYDKANRTSAGTTRGAGIDAGLEILAQVKAKHGLPLTTDIHLPDQAAEVAKTVDLLQIPAFLCRQSDLLEAAAATGRPVNVKKGQFLAPQDTKNIVEKLAGFHAHGTMLTERGTSFGYNTLIVDMPGLEIMRSFGVPVCFDATHSAQRPGAGGTSSGGVRDSIPAMTRAAVAVGIDALFLEVHPDPACALSDAATQWPLARARELLEQVKAIVASASALPRRG; this is encoded by the coding sequence TTGAACTCGTTTCGCGTGGGCGAGGTTCCGATCGGCGAGGGTGGTTTGACCATCATCGCCGGTCCTTGTTTGGCCGAGTCGTGGGAGTTGTGCGACCAGGTTGCCACGGAGATGAAGGGGCTCTGCCAGGAGCTCGGATTCGGCTACATCTTCAAGGCTTCGTACGACAAAGCAAACCGGACTTCGGCGGGGACGACCCGTGGAGCGGGAATCGATGCGGGACTGGAGATCTTGGCGCAGGTGAAGGCGAAGCACGGACTTCCCCTGACGACCGACATCCATTTGCCGGATCAGGCGGCCGAAGTGGCGAAGACGGTGGACCTGCTGCAGATTCCGGCGTTCCTCTGCCGGCAATCGGATCTTTTGGAAGCGGCCGCCGCCACCGGCCGGCCGGTGAATGTAAAGAAGGGACAGTTCTTGGCGCCGCAGGACACCAAGAACATCGTTGAGAAGCTGGCGGGATTCCACGCCCACGGGACGATGCTTACGGAGCGGGGTACCAGCTTTGGCTATAACACGCTGATCGTCGACATGCCGGGTTTGGAGATCATGCGGTCGTTCGGCGTGCCGGTCTGCTTCGACGCCACCCACTCGGCCCAGCGGCCGGGAGCGGGCGGAACCTCCTCCGGAGGGGTCCGGGATTCGATCCCGGCGATGACCCGGGCAGCGGTCGCGGTTGGGATCGACGCCTTGTTCCTGGAGGTCCACCCAGATCCGGCTTGCGCCCTTTCGGACGCCGCCACGCAGTGGCCGCTGGCTCGGGCGCGGGAGTTGCTAGAGCAAGTAAAGGCAATTGTAGCATCGGCTTCGGCGTTACCCCGGAGGGGTTGA
- a CDS encoding protein-disulfide reductase DsbD domain-containing protein, translating to MPILPAIALLAALAQSAAAPTATLKFAKDKVPGDSVVKAILTVTFAEGLHGYQNPPSDQYQIPLVVKVSEKGFTLVKAEYPKGVDFTMPGEAKPAKVYEGAITIPLEIKTNKKPGTYNVNLRVEYQQCNANSCFPPGAFTVKAKLAVTKPGKKV from the coding sequence ATGCCGATCCTCCCCGCTATCGCCCTTCTCGCCGCCCTCGCCCAAAGCGCCGCGGCTCCCACCGCGACTCTTAAGTTTGCCAAGGACAAAGTCCCCGGCGACTCAGTAGTCAAGGCCATCCTAACCGTGACGTTCGCCGAGGGGCTGCACGGCTACCAGAACCCGCCGTCGGATCAGTACCAGATCCCGCTCGTGGTCAAGGTGTCCGAAAAAGGATTCACGTTGGTAAAGGCGGAGTATCCGAAAGGGGTCGACTTTACGATGCCGGGAGAGGCGAAGCCCGCGAAGGTTTACGAAGGGGCGATCACGATTCCGCTCGAGATCAAGACTAACAAGAAGCCGGGGACGTACAACGTGAACCTCCGGGTCGAGTATCAGCAGTGCAACGCCAACTCTTGTTTCCCTCCTGGTGCTTTCACCGTGAAAGCAAAGCTGGCGGTAACCAAGCCCGGTAAGAAGGTTTGA
- the sdhB gene encoding succinate dehydrogenase iron-sulfur subunit yields MSATVTVTPTKVRLRILRQKDQASESYWDEFVIPYKEKMNVISALMEIQKDPRTADGKRVQPPSWDAACLEEVCGSCTMNINGMIRQACTALIEEVGEAGADMWDVSLEPMKKFPVVRDLVVDRSRMFENLMKVKAWVPIDGSYDLGMAPPQDDHVRQLRYALSRCMTCGCCVEACPQVNEKSTFVGPAAVGQALLFNLQPVGKTLENDRLEFLSGEEGITGCGNAQNCVKVCPKGVPLTRAIAQINRDTTVYKLKRWVGIA; encoded by the coding sequence ATGTCTGCCACTGTGACCGTGACGCCGACCAAGGTTCGCCTTAGAATCCTTCGCCAGAAAGATCAGGCGTCGGAGAGCTACTGGGACGAGTTCGTCATCCCCTACAAGGAGAAGATGAACGTGATCTCCGCGCTGATGGAGATTCAGAAGGACCCGCGGACGGCCGATGGCAAGCGGGTTCAACCCCCGTCGTGGGATGCGGCATGCCTTGAAGAGGTGTGCGGGTCGTGCACGATGAACATCAACGGGATGATCCGGCAGGCTTGCACGGCGCTGATTGAAGAAGTTGGCGAAGCCGGGGCGGACATGTGGGATGTTTCTCTCGAGCCGATGAAGAAGTTTCCGGTCGTGCGCGACCTGGTCGTTGACCGGAGCCGGATGTTCGAGAACCTGATGAAGGTAAAGGCGTGGGTGCCGATCGACGGCAGCTACGACCTCGGGATGGCGCCGCCCCAGGACGACCACGTTCGCCAGCTTCGCTACGCATTGTCGCGCTGCATGACGTGCGGCTGCTGCGTGGAGGCTTGCCCGCAGGTGAACGAGAAATCGACCTTCGTCGGTCCGGCCGCGGTCGGTCAAGCGCTGCTGTTCAACCTGCAGCCGGTAGGGAAGACGCTAGAGAACGACCGGCTCGAATTCCTTTCGGGTGAAGAAGGGATTACCGGCTGCGGCAACGCTCAGAACTGCGTTAAGGTCTGCCCCAAGGGGGTTCCGCTCACCCGCGCCATCGCCCAGATCAACCGAGACACGACCGTTTATAAGCTGAAGCGTTGGGTAGGAATCGCGTAG
- a CDS encoding WecB/TagA/CpsF family glycosyltransferase, with protein sequence MLGVEPASHLPDRVHILGVPIDRLSMDQTLARIEAFIASGTPHIVVTADAAGIAQAQHDPALMEIYRAAELVTPDSIGVVWAARRAGHPIETRVSGVDILDNLCRLSAERGYRIFFLGAEPGVADLAAEKMRLRHPGCNIVGTRHGYFPAESDEVVAHEVALFTPDILIVAMGIPRQEKFIRATEHIIQAKVGIGVGGSLDVFSGKAKRAPAIVQKAKMEWLWRTASNPKKIAKAQMLPRFVMLVLRSRRK encoded by the coding sequence ATGTTGGGCGTCGAACCCGCATCTCACCTGCCCGATCGCGTCCATATCCTCGGGGTACCCATCGACCGGCTTTCGATGGACCAGACGCTCGCCCGCATCGAAGCGTTTATCGCCTCGGGAACGCCGCACATCGTCGTTACCGCCGACGCCGCCGGGATCGCCCAGGCGCAGCATGACCCGGCGCTGATGGAGATTTACCGCGCCGCCGAGTTGGTCACCCCCGACAGCATCGGCGTCGTCTGGGCCGCCCGCCGCGCTGGCCACCCGATCGAGACCCGGGTAAGCGGAGTCGATATCCTGGATAATCTGTGCCGCCTCAGCGCGGAGCGCGGCTACCGGATCTTTTTCCTTGGGGCGGAGCCAGGAGTCGCCGACCTCGCGGCGGAGAAGATGCGGCTCCGTCACCCCGGCTGCAACATCGTCGGAACGCGCCACGGCTACTTCCCTGCCGAAAGCGATGAGGTCGTGGCTCACGAGGTTGCCCTCTTCACCCCGGACATCCTGATCGTGGCGATGGGAATCCCCCGCCAAGAGAAGTTCATCCGGGCGACGGAACACATCATCCAGGCCAAGGTCGGGATCGGGGTCGGCGGCTCGCTCGACGTCTTCAGTGGCAAGGCGAAAAGGGCGCCGGCGATTGTCCAAAAGGCGAAGATGGAGTGGCTGTGGCGCACGGCGTCGAACCCTAAAAAGATTGCCAAGGCCCAAATGCTTCCCCGCTTCGTGATGCTCGTTCTGAGGTCCCGCCGAAAGTGA
- a CDS encoding cob(I)yrinic acid a,c-diamide adenosyltransferase, whose translation MKIYTRAGDDGTTGLYGGKRVAKTSARIHAIGDVDELNASLGVARGLADGAIRDDLAKLQSWLFDLGGELACPPGGKFDVRTIGVGHSEYLERSMDEQTKLLPPLRAFILPGGTSLSGELHRARTICRRAERSVLELAEVAPVREEARAFLNRLSDWLFTAARTANAEQNVHDIEWHPSEEF comes from the coding sequence GTGAAGATCTACACCCGCGCCGGCGACGACGGCACAACCGGTCTTTACGGCGGCAAACGCGTCGCCAAGACTTCGGCGCGAATCCACGCTATCGGAGACGTCGACGAATTGAACGCCTCTCTCGGCGTCGCTCGAGGCTTGGCTGACGGCGCGATAAGAGACGATTTGGCGAAACTCCAAAGCTGGCTCTTCGACCTCGGAGGCGAACTGGCCTGTCCGCCGGGAGGAAAGTTTGATGTCCGGACAATCGGCGTCGGCCACTCCGAGTATCTCGAGCGCTCGATGGATGAACAGACGAAACTTCTGCCGCCCCTTCGTGCGTTTATCTTGCCGGGCGGTACCTCGCTTTCCGGCGAGTTACATCGAGCTCGAACGATCTGCCGCCGGGCCGAGCGTTCGGTGCTCGAACTTGCCGAGGTAGCGCCGGTTCGGGAAGAAGCGCGGGCATTCCTGAATCGTCTATCGGATTGGCTGTTTACCGCCGCTCGAACCGCGAACGCGGAACAAAACGTCCACGATATCGAATGGCATCCGTCGGAGGAATTCTAA
- a CDS encoding phosphoglycerate kinase — MSKKTVRDIDVQGKRVLVRCDFNVPLEGGAITDDRRITEALPTIKYLIDHQAIVILASHLGRPKGVTPEFSLRPVAARLSELLGKNVPLLPDCVGPEVKGAVDAAKPGDVLLLENVRFHPEEEKNDPEFAKQLAAIAQIYVNDAFGTAHRAHASTEGVAHILPGVAGFLIEKEIQHLGQAVENPKRPFVAVMGGSKVRDKIALIDNLLPRVDRLLVGGGMVFTFYKAQGHAIGKSLLDADSLDYAKRLLDENPDKIVLPTDIVVADRLAEDVETKVVPIDGIADGMIGADIGPDSQHNFAEIIAQAGTVLWNGPMGVFEMKPFEAGTRAVAQALADGKAVSIVGGGDSAAAVEKFGVADKMSHVSTGGGASLEFLEGKELPGIAALQDR; from the coding sequence CTGAGTAAGAAGACGGTTCGTGACATCGACGTTCAGGGCAAGCGCGTTCTCGTGCGGTGCGACTTCAATGTGCCGCTTGAAGGGGGAGCGATTACCGACGACCGCCGGATCACGGAAGCGTTGCCGACGATCAAGTACCTCATCGACCACCAGGCGATCGTTATCCTCGCCAGCCACCTTGGCCGGCCGAAAGGCGTGACGCCCGAATTCTCCCTACGTCCCGTTGCCGCCCGGCTTTCCGAGCTTCTTGGCAAAAACGTCCCTCTACTTCCCGATTGCGTAGGTCCGGAGGTGAAGGGGGCCGTCGACGCCGCGAAGCCAGGCGACGTGCTCCTCCTCGAAAACGTCCGTTTCCACCCGGAGGAGGAAAAGAACGATCCCGAGTTCGCCAAACAGCTCGCCGCGATCGCCCAAATCTACGTAAACGACGCCTTCGGCACCGCTCACCGCGCCCACGCTTCGACCGAAGGGGTCGCTCATATTCTGCCCGGCGTCGCCGGCTTTCTCATCGAAAAGGAGATCCAGCACCTCGGCCAAGCCGTGGAGAACCCGAAGCGTCCGTTCGTCGCGGTGATGGGGGGAAGCAAGGTGCGCGATAAGATCGCCCTTATCGATAATCTTCTGCCCCGCGTAGACCGTCTGCTCGTCGGCGGCGGCATGGTTTTCACCTTCTACAAGGCGCAAGGACACGCGATCGGCAAATCTCTGCTAGATGCGGACAGTCTTGACTACGCCAAGCGTTTGCTCGACGAGAACCCGGACAAAATCGTCCTTCCGACCGACATCGTCGTCGCCGACCGGCTCGCCGAGGATGTGGAAACCAAGGTCGTTCCCATAGACGGGATCGCCGACGGCATGATCGGCGCCGATATCGGACCGGATAGCCAGCACAATTTCGCCGAAATCATCGCGCAAGCCGGTACCGTTCTTTGGAACGGCCCGATGGGGGTTTTCGAGATGAAACCTTTCGAAGCCGGTACCCGCGCGGTTGCCCAAGCCTTGGCCGACGGCAAGGCCGTCAGCATCGTCGGCGGCGGAGACTCGGCCGCCGCGGTCGAGAAGTTCGGCGTCGCCGATAAGATGTCGCACGTCAGCACCGGCGGGGGGGCGAGTTTGGAATTCTTAGAGGGCAAAGAGTTGCCGGGCATCGCCGCTCTGCAAGATCGTTAA